A portion of the Musa acuminata AAA Group cultivar baxijiao chromosome BXJ1-1, Cavendish_Baxijiao_AAA, whole genome shotgun sequence genome contains these proteins:
- the LOC103992079 gene encoding cysteine-rich receptor-like protein kinase 44 codes for MESTMCGCWKRSGKGKGGVGGGDEEQQQSSPWNLFIDLKVLEAATDNFSEANLLGQGGFGPVYKGVMKNGPEIAVKKLSLHSRQGVREFTNEVSLLLKVQHRNLVSLLGCCVASDQKMLVYPYFPNRSLDHFLFDKRRTASLDWSKRFEIIVGVAKGLLYLHEESPVKIIHRDIKASNILLDDRLNPKIADFGMARLFQGDDTHVNTFKVSGTYGYMAPEYALSGYLSAKADVFSFGVLMLEIVSGRKNIDKKLDEERIDLLSYTWKLFEEGKALEIVDPSISTWDRDEAALCIQVALLCCQAVVSVRPEMHGVRLMLSSESFSLPKPGRPGTRGREGRWTSTATSTLTRTSANSTAASTATDATKSSSIFYGIAEDFSRNSISVSFTTEGR; via the exons ATGGAGTCGACGATGTGTGGGTGCTGGAAGAGGAGcgggaaaggaaaggggggagtCGGAGGCGGCGACGAGGAGCAGCAGCAGTCGTCGCCTTGGAATCTGTTCATCGATCTCAAGGTGTTGGAGGCCGCTACCGATAACTTCTCAGAAGCCAATCTCCTCGGACAGGGCGGCTTCGGCCCCGTTTATAAG GGGGTGATGAAGAATGGGCCGGAGATAGCAGTGAAGAAGCTGTCGTTGCACTCTCGGCAGGGGGTGCGGGAGTTCACCAACGAGGTCAGTCTACTGCTCAAAGTCCAACACCGGAATCTGGTTTCGTTGCTCGGCTGCTGCGTCGCCTCCGATCAGAAGATGCTCGTCTACCCCTACTTCCCAAACCGAAGCCTCGATCACTTCCTCTTTG ATAAGCGCAGAACGGCATCACTGGATTGGTCGAAACGTTTTGAGATTATTGTGGGAGTGGCAAAGGGCCTTCTGTACCTCCATGAAGAGTCTCCAGTGAAGATCATCCACAGAGACATCAAAGCCAGCAACATTCTACTCGATGACCGATTGAACCCAAAGATAGCTGACTTTGGCATGGCAAGACTCTTCCAAGGGGATGATACGCATGTCAATACATTTAAGGTTTCTGGTACCTA CGGCTACATGGCACCGGAGTATGCACTGAGCGGCTATCTGTCAGCGAAGGCTGATGTCTTCAGCTTTGGGGTATTGATGTTGGAGATCGTGAGCGGGAGGAAAAATATCGACAAAAAGCTGGACGAAGAGCGGATCGACCTACTGAGCTAC ACATGGAAGCTCTTCGAGGAAGGTAAAGCATTGGAGATCGTGGATCCTAGTATTTCCACTTGGGACCGTGATGAAGCCGCATTGTGTATCCAAGTCGCACTGTTGTGCTGCCAAGCCGTGGTTTCTGTCAGACCTGAGATGCACGGTGTCCGTCTCATGCTATCGAGTGAGTCGTTCTCGTTGCCGAAGCCAGGAAGGCCTGGAACTCGTGGAAGAGAAGGGCGATGGACAAGCACCGCCACATCAACTCTCACCAGGACAAGCGCAAACAGTACTGCTGCTTCCACTGCTACTGATGCCACCAAGTCTTCTTCCATCTTTTACGGCATAGCTGAAGACTTCTCTCGGAATTCTATCTCCGTATCGTTTACTACGGAGGGCCGGTGa
- the LOC103992060 gene encoding uncharacterized protein LOC103992060, translating into MSTTGGASESTVYSAETARRPSEAATSSTHSQAQPRRFDVPQGHLLRNFSFPILKTCGNQRVLRCMSVNGKGEAIGGGAACRTSSEAVGGGICVPECGGDDDGGIEEVREKLLVHLRKAADRMKLVVPPPMPPPPKGGDTQAEPEREAEAEPSLSAAARPSKLRTRRRRSRAPAVFEMQAIASRPEAAEKRAVRLRSGCTEPKERTKFSITLTREEIEEDIYAVTGHRARRRPRKRPRLVQKKLDLLFPGSWLSEITLDTYKVPD; encoded by the exons ATGTCAACGACTGGGGGGGCCTCCGAATCCACGGTGTATTCGGCGGAGACGGCCAGGAGGCCGTCGGAGGCTGCCACGTCGTCGACGCATTCTCAGGCGCAGCCCCGGCGATTCGACGTGCCACAGGGGCACCTCCTTCGTAACTTCTCCTTCCCGATCTTGAAGACATGTGGGAACCAGCGGGTGCTCCGCTGCATGAGCGTCAACGGAAAGGGCGAGGCCATCGGCGGCGGGGCAGCCTGCCGGACATCCTCCGAGGCGGTGGGTGGCGGAATATGTGTCCCAGAGTGTGGCGGTGATGACGACGGCGGGATCGAGGAGGTGAGGGAGAAGCTATTGGTTCACCTCCGGAAGGCGGCGGACCGGATGAAGCTGGTAGTTCCACCACCGATGCCGCCGCCTCCTAAGGGCGGGGATACCCAGGCTGAGCCAGAGAGGGAAGCGGAAGCGGAGCCGTCGTTGTCAGCTGCGGCTCGGCCTTCGAAGCTGAGGACGAGACGACGGAGATCTAGAGCTCCGGCGGTGTTCGAGATGCAAGCGATTGCGTCGCGACCGGAGGCCGCAGAGAAGAGGGCGGTGCGGCTGAGGTCGGGGTGCACGGAGCCAAAAGAGCGCACCAAGTTCTCGATTACCCTCACTAGGGAGGAGATCGAGGAGGACATCTACGCGGTGACGGGGCACAGGGCTCGCCGGCGGCCCCGAAAGCGCCCCCGCCTCGTCCAGAAAAAGCTCGAT TTGTTGTTCCCCGGTTCATGGTTGTCAGAGATCACCCTCGACACATACAAGGTCCCCGATTAG